CATCACCCACCGATCCGCCGACCGTGGCATATCGCTTGCGAAAGGTTCGGCAATCCAGCCCGCATGCATGGCACCTGCGGGCGACAAACGACATCAAACATGAAAACCAATATCACACGACTCGCCCTCATCTTCGCCGTCAGCACCTTCGCTCCGGCAGCCTTCGCCCAAGAGGAGAAGAAGGAAGACAAGAAGCCCGCCGCCACCGATGAGAAGGTGGTGGAAGTGCCGGAACCTGGCACCATCGCCGCCTCGATCCGCGACGGGGCCACCTTCTCCATCCTCACCAAGGCACTGCAGGCGACCGGCCTCGACGAGACGCTCGGCACGAAGGGTGCCTACACCGTTTTCGCCCCGACCGATGAGGCTTTCCTCAAGCTGCCGGAAGGTGCCCTCGACAAGCTGATGCTTCCCGAAAACAAGGAGA
The window above is part of the Luteolibacter flavescens genome. Proteins encoded here:
- a CDS encoding fasciclin domain-containing protein, which codes for MKTNITRLALIFAVSTFAPAAFAQEEKKEDKKPAATDEKVVEVPEPGTIAASIRDGATFSILTKALQATGLDETLGTKGAYTVFAPTDEAFLKLPEGALDKLMLPENKEKLRSLLLYHVLPGTFTMAELKDGDIKTANGEKVEIDVKSDTKEVEDSKISKADLVTSNGVVHSIDKVLVPESLDDFAGLDAD